The following are encoded in a window of Bradyrhizobium sp. WBOS07 genomic DNA:
- a CDS encoding M81 family metallopeptidase — translation MTRIAVGGFLHETNTFAPTKATFADFQHGGGWPAMTEGADVLKVMRRINVGLAGFVDSAETNGWELVPTIAAAASPSAHVTKDAFERIVKVMVDGIAAAGPIDAVYLDLHGAMVTEHLDDGEGEILARVRRIIGKDVPLVASLDLHANVTPEMIEYADALIAYRTYPHVDMAETGRASARHLARLLKTKQRLAKAFRQLPFLIPISWQCTNDQPTKGIYEKLAALEGDAVPTLSFAPGFPAADFRDCGPSVFAYGTTQAEADRAADAIVRLVESHEDDFDGKIWTPDDGVRHAMELAKSASKPIIIADTQDNPGAGGDSDTTGMLRALVRNKASAATGAIYDPESAKAAHAAGVGATVTLALGGKSGIPGDEPYTETFVVEKLSDGRFIAPGPYYGGREMEMGPSAALRIGDVRVVVSSYKAQLADQAMYRYVGIEPTREKILVNKSSVHFRADFEPIAASLMICAAPGAMPADTASLPWTRLRPGIRIKPNGPVFIPPSR, via the coding sequence GTCGGCGGCTTCCTGCACGAGACCAACACTTTCGCTCCCACCAAGGCGACCTTCGCCGACTTCCAGCATGGCGGCGGCTGGCCGGCGATGACTGAGGGGGCCGACGTGCTGAAGGTGATGCGGCGCATCAATGTCGGCCTCGCCGGTTTCGTCGACAGCGCCGAGACCAACGGCTGGGAACTCGTCCCGACGATTGCCGCCGCGGCGAGCCCTTCCGCGCACGTCACCAAGGACGCCTTCGAGCGCATCGTGAAAGTGATGGTCGACGGCATCGCAGCCGCCGGGCCGATCGACGCGGTCTATCTCGACCTGCACGGCGCGATGGTGACCGAGCACCTCGACGACGGCGAAGGCGAGATCCTGGCGCGGGTGCGCCGCATCATCGGCAAGGACGTTCCGCTGGTCGCCAGCCTCGACCTCCACGCCAACGTCACCCCCGAGATGATCGAGTATGCCGACGCGCTGATCGCCTACCGCACCTATCCCCACGTCGACATGGCCGAGACCGGCCGCGCCTCGGCGCGACATCTGGCTCGGCTGCTGAAGACGAAACAGCGCCTCGCAAAGGCGTTCCGGCAATTGCCGTTCCTGATCCCGATCAGCTGGCAATGCACCAACGACCAGCCCACCAAAGGCATCTACGAAAAGCTCGCCGCCCTGGAGGGCGATGCGGTCCCGACACTGTCTTTCGCGCCGGGCTTTCCCGCCGCCGACTTCCGCGATTGCGGGCCGAGCGTGTTCGCCTATGGCACGACGCAAGCGGAGGCCGATCGCGCCGCGGACGCGATCGTGAGGCTGGTCGAAAGCCATGAGGACGATTTCGACGGCAAGATCTGGACGCCCGACGACGGCGTGCGCCACGCCATGGAACTTGCGAAGAGCGCGAGCAAGCCGATCATCATCGCCGACACCCAGGACAATCCCGGCGCCGGCGGCGATTCCGACACCACGGGCATGCTGCGCGCGCTGGTGCGCAACAAGGCGAGCGCCGCGACCGGCGCGATCTACGATCCGGAATCGGCCAAGGCCGCGCATGCGGCCGGCGTCGGCGCCACCGTGACGCTTGCGCTCGGCGGCAAGTCCGGCATTCCCGGCGACGAGCCCTACACCGAGACCTTCGTGGTCGAAAAGCTCTCCGACGGCCGCTTCATCGCACCGGGTCCCTATTACGGCGGCCGCGAGATGGAGATGGGCCCCTCCGCAGCCTTGCGCATCGGCGACGTCCGGGTCGTGGTGAGCTCGTACAAGGCCCAGCTCGCCGACCAGGCGATGTACCGCTATGTCGGCATCGAGCCGACGCGAGAGAAGATTCTCGTCAACAAGAGCTCGGTGCATTTCCGCGCCGATTTCGAGCCGATCGCTGCGAGCCTGATGATCTGCGCCGCGCCCGGCGCGATGCCGGCCGACACCGCCTCCCTGCCCTGGACGCGGCTGCGCCCGGGTATCCGCATCAAGCCGAACGGCCCCGTTTTCATTCCTCCCTCACGCTGA
- a CDS encoding M20 aminoacylase family protein translates to MPTIDRIDGYADELTAIRRDLHAHPEIGFEEVRTSGIVADKLKSWGIEVHRGLGGTGVIGVIKGKGSGTKRIGLRADMDALPMEENTNLKWSSKIPGRFHGCGHDGHTTMLLGTARYLAETRNFDGTVHLIFQPAEEGLGGARAMIKDGLFEKFPCDELYGLHNAPDLNHGEIAILPGPAMASADFFDLRITGYGAHGAMPERSKDAVIIATTLAQAIQTIVSRNVDPLQAAVVSITQIHAGSAYNVIPGDAHLCGTIRTFSKEVRALVSERIRTICAGVASAYQCVIDVDIRDTFGVLINQVEQSKVVEEVARTIVDPANVITRAQPKMGSEDFADMLETIPGAYFWVGHDGSVPVHNPGFVLDDKILPIGASMFARIIETRMPVGGNA, encoded by the coding sequence ATGCCCACGATCGACCGCATCGACGGCTATGCCGACGAACTCACTGCCATCCGGCGCGACCTCCACGCCCATCCCGAGATCGGCTTCGAGGAGGTCCGCACCTCCGGCATCGTCGCCGACAAGCTGAAGAGCTGGGGCATCGAGGTGCACCGCGGCCTCGGCGGCACCGGCGTGATCGGCGTCATCAAGGGCAAGGGCTCCGGCACCAAGCGCATTGGTCTGCGCGCCGACATGGACGCGCTGCCGATGGAAGAGAACACCAATCTGAAATGGAGCTCGAAGATCCCCGGCCGCTTCCATGGCTGCGGCCACGACGGCCACACCACCATGCTGCTCGGCACCGCGCGCTACCTCGCCGAGACCAGGAATTTCGACGGCACCGTGCACCTGATCTTCCAGCCGGCCGAGGAAGGGCTCGGCGGCGCCCGCGCCATGATCAAGGACGGCCTGTTCGAGAAATTTCCGTGCGACGAGCTCTACGGCCTGCACAACGCACCCGACCTCAACCACGGCGAGATCGCGATCCTGCCGGGCCCGGCGATGGCCAGCGCCGACTTCTTCGACCTGCGCATCACCGGCTACGGCGCGCATGGCGCGATGCCCGAGCGCTCCAAGGACGCCGTGATCATCGCGACCACGCTGGCGCAGGCGATCCAGACCATCGTCAGCCGCAACGTCGATCCGCTGCAGGCCGCCGTGGTGTCGATCACCCAGATCCACGCAGGCTCCGCCTACAACGTCATTCCCGGCGACGCTCATCTTTGCGGCACCATCCGCACCTTCTCGAAGGAAGTTCGCGCCCTGGTCAGCGAACGCATCCGCACGATCTGCGCCGGCGTAGCAAGCGCCTACCAATGCGTGATCGACGTCGACATCCGCGACACCTTTGGCGTGCTGATCAATCAGGTCGAGCAGTCCAAGGTGGTCGAGGAGGTCGCACGCACCATCGTCGACCCCGCCAACGTGATCACCCGCGCCCAACCCAAGATGGGCAGCGAGGATTTCGCCGACATGCTGGAGACCATTCCCGGCGCCTATTTCTGGGTCGGCCATGACGGCTCGGTGCCGGTGCACAATCCCGGCTTCGTGCTCGACGACAAGATCCTGCCGATCGGCGCCAGCATGTTCGCGCGCATCATCGAGACGCGGATGCCGGTAGGTGGCAATGCATAA
- a CDS encoding amidase — MHKKRADEAVTSLHDLSAVDLIAGYRAKQFSPSEVLEDLLAHVAAWEPHLKALYAFDPDGAREAAKASTARWTGGEPSGALDGVPVTVKDNIATKGVPVPLGAASVKLVPAEKDAPPAARLREAGAIIFAKTTMPDYGMLSSGLSSFHALARNPWDLTKNPGGSSAGAGAAAAAGYGPLHLGTDIGGSVRLPAGWCGLVGLKPSFGRVPIDPTYVGRVAGPMTRTVDDCALMMSVIAKPDRRDGMSLPAEPLNWKGLDKSPRKLRIGLMLDAGCGLAPEKPVREIAVKAAKAFESAGSVVTEIDGILTREMLDGLDNFWRARMWDDLSKLTPADQAKVLPYIFKWGESGAKLSGVDVIRGFNQTMAIRAAAAKLFCELDYVISPTAPNVNYPAEWASPTNDPMKPFEHIAYTVPWNMSENPAVTVNGGFDAKGFPIGVQIVGRRFDDIGVLGLAKAFEALRGAQRPWPKPPAH; from the coding sequence ATGCATAAGAAGCGTGCGGACGAGGCGGTCACCTCGCTGCACGATCTGTCCGCGGTCGATCTGATCGCGGGCTATCGCGCCAAGCAATTCTCACCGAGCGAGGTACTGGAGGACTTGCTCGCGCATGTCGCGGCGTGGGAACCGCATCTGAAGGCGCTCTATGCCTTCGATCCCGACGGCGCGCGCGAGGCCGCCAAGGCCTCGACCGCGCGCTGGACCGGCGGCGAGCCGTCCGGCGCGCTCGACGGCGTGCCTGTCACGGTGAAGGACAACATCGCGACCAAGGGCGTGCCGGTGCCGCTGGGCGCGGCCAGCGTCAAGCTGGTTCCGGCCGAGAAGGACGCCCCGCCCGCGGCGCGGCTGCGCGAGGCCGGCGCGATCATCTTCGCCAAGACCACCATGCCCGATTACGGCATGCTGTCCTCCGGGCTCTCCAGCTTCCACGCGCTGGCGCGCAACCCCTGGGACCTCACCAAGAATCCGGGCGGCTCCAGCGCGGGCGCGGGCGCAGCCGCTGCGGCCGGCTATGGCCCGCTGCATCTCGGCACCGATATCGGCGGCTCGGTGCGCCTGCCCGCGGGCTGGTGCGGCCTCGTCGGCCTGAAGCCGAGCTTTGGCCGCGTGCCGATTGATCCCACCTATGTCGGCCGTGTCGCCGGGCCCATGACCCGGACGGTCGATGATTGCGCGCTGATGATGAGCGTGATCGCCAAGCCCGACCGGCGCGACGGCATGAGCCTGCCCGCCGAGCCGCTCAACTGGAAGGGCCTCGACAAATCTCCGCGAAAGCTGCGGATCGGCTTGATGCTCGATGCCGGCTGCGGCCTCGCGCCCGAGAAGCCGGTGCGCGAGATCGCGGTGAAGGCGGCGAAGGCGTTCGAGTCCGCGGGCAGCGTCGTCACCGAGATCGACGGCATCCTGACGCGCGAGATGCTCGACGGCCTCGACAATTTCTGGCGCGCAAGGATGTGGGACGATCTGTCGAAGCTGACGCCGGCCGACCAGGCCAAGGTGCTGCCCTACATCTTCAAGTGGGGCGAGTCCGGCGCCAAGCTCTCGGGCGTCGACGTGATCCGCGGCTTCAACCAGACCATGGCGATCCGGGCCGCGGCAGCCAAACTGTTCTGCGAGCTCGACTATGTGATCTCGCCGACCGCACCGAACGTGAACTATCCCGCGGAATGGGCCTCGCCGACCAACGATCCCATGAAGCCGTTCGAGCACATCGCCTATACCGTGCCGTGGAATATGTCGGAGAATCCGGCGGTCACCGTCAACGGCGGTTTCGACGCCAAGGGTTTCCCCATCGGCGTGCAGATCGTCGGCCGCCGCTTCGACGATATCGGCGTGCTCGGCCTGGCCAAGGCGTTCGAGGCCCTGCGCGGCGCGCAGCGGCCCTGGCCGAAGCCGCCGGCGCATTAA
- a CDS encoding crotonase/enoyl-CoA hydratase family protein — MAYETIKYEVAEQILTITLNRPDKLNAFNAQMQSELIDAFDAADKDDNVRAIIVTGAGRGFCAGADLSSGADTFDRDARRGPVKRLADGKVDYSDPQVRDGGGQVTLRIFKCLKPVIAAVNGPAVGIGVTMQLAMDIRIASDAARFGFVFSQRGIVPEAASSWFLPRIVGISQALEWCYSGRVFPAQEALAGRLVSKVVAPDDLLPTARALAKEFAAKTAPVSVALIRQMMWRMMGADDPMEAHKVDSRGIYARGRSDDVKEGVVSFLEKRPAQFKNKVSTDMPDYFPWWTEREYK, encoded by the coding sequence ATGGCGTATGAGACGATCAAATACGAGGTCGCCGAGCAGATCCTCACCATCACGCTGAACCGGCCCGACAAGCTCAACGCCTTCAACGCTCAGATGCAGTCCGAGCTGATCGACGCGTTCGACGCCGCTGACAAGGACGACAATGTCCGCGCCATCATCGTCACCGGTGCCGGCCGCGGCTTCTGCGCGGGCGCCGATCTCTCCTCCGGCGCCGACACGTTCGACCGCGACGCGCGGCGCGGGCCGGTGAAGCGCCTTGCCGACGGCAAGGTCGATTACAGCGATCCGCAGGTGCGCGACGGCGGCGGCCAGGTCACCTTGCGCATCTTCAAGTGCCTCAAGCCCGTGATCGCCGCAGTGAACGGGCCGGCGGTCGGCATCGGCGTCACCATGCAGCTCGCGATGGACATCCGCATCGCGTCGGACGCCGCGCGGTTCGGCTTCGTGTTCTCCCAGCGCGGCATCGTGCCGGAGGCCGCCTCGAGCTGGTTCCTGCCGCGCATCGTAGGCATCTCGCAGGCGCTGGAATGGTGCTATTCCGGCCGCGTCTTCCCGGCCCAAGAGGCCCTCGCCGGCCGTCTCGTCAGCAAGGTTGTCGCCCCCGATGATCTCCTGCCGACCGCCCGCGCGCTCGCCAAGGAATTCGCGGCGAAGACCGCGCCGGTCTCGGTGGCGCTGATCCGCCAGATGATGTGGCGCATGATGGGTGCCGACGATCCCATGGAGGCGCACAAGGTCGACAGCCGCGGCATCTATGCCCGCGGCCGCTCGGACGACGTCAAGGAAGGCGTGGTGTCGTTCCTGGAGAAGCGCCCCGCACAGTTCAAGAACAAGGTCTCGACCGACATGCCGGACTATTTCCCGTGGTGGACCGAGCGGGAATACAAGTGA
- a CDS encoding NADPH:quinone oxidoreductase family protein, with product MVRAVVCRTLGEPEALRLEEYPSRVLKPGEVRVAIRAAGLNFPDVLMAAGQYQLKPELPFTPGMEAAGDVTEIGPEARGVAVGDKVIVKMRHGAFADEAVVTPSQLTPKPSTFDYAEAATYLAGHGTAYHALIDRGQVAPGEVLLVHGAGGGTGLAAVEIGKMLGAIVIATASSDEKLAVAKARGADHLVRYDREPFRDAVKRITDGRGADVVFDPVGGQVFEDSMRCIAWGARLLVIGFTGGIGSARTNLLLIKGASVLGVRAGEAVRKNPALGEVRLKALLQWAEEGKLRPNVSHRLPLEDYAKAMRLLIDRKAIGRVALMMSEK from the coding sequence ATGGTGCGGGCCGTCGTCTGCCGCACGCTCGGCGAGCCCGAAGCATTGCGGCTCGAGGAGTATCCGTCGCGCGTCCTGAAGCCGGGCGAGGTGCGCGTCGCGATCCGCGCCGCCGGGCTGAATTTTCCCGATGTGCTGATGGCGGCCGGGCAATATCAGCTCAAGCCGGAGCTGCCGTTCACGCCCGGCATGGAAGCTGCCGGCGACGTCACCGAGATCGGCCCGGAGGCGAGGGGCGTCGCCGTCGGCGACAAGGTCATCGTCAAGATGCGGCACGGTGCGTTTGCGGATGAAGCCGTCGTCACGCCGTCACAGCTCACCCCCAAGCCGTCGACATTCGACTACGCGGAAGCCGCGACTTATCTGGCCGGTCATGGCACGGCCTATCATGCGCTGATCGACCGTGGCCAGGTCGCGCCGGGCGAGGTGCTGCTGGTGCACGGCGCCGGCGGCGGCACGGGATTGGCCGCGGTCGAGATCGGCAAGATGCTCGGCGCGATCGTGATCGCGACCGCATCCAGCGACGAGAAGCTCGCCGTCGCCAAGGCGCGCGGCGCCGATCATCTCGTCCGCTACGACCGCGAGCCGTTTCGCGATGCCGTCAAGCGCATCACCGACGGTCGCGGCGCGGACGTCGTGTTCGATCCCGTCGGCGGCCAGGTCTTTGAGGATTCGATGCGCTGCATCGCCTGGGGCGCGCGGCTCCTGGTGATCGGCTTCACCGGCGGCATCGGCTCGGCCAGAACCAACCTCCTGCTGATCAAGGGCGCCAGCGTGCTCGGCGTGCGCGCCGGCGAGGCCGTGCGCAAGAATCCGGCTCTCGGCGAGGTCCGCCTGAAGGCGCTGCTGCAATGGGCGGAGGAGGGCAAGCTGCGCCCCAACGTCTCGCACCGCTTGCCGCTGGAGGACTATGCGAAGGCGATGCGGCTGTTAATCGACCGCAAGGCGATCGGGCGCGTGGCGCTGATGATGAGTGAAAAGTAG
- a CDS encoding 2-hydroxychromene-2-carboxylate isomerase, translating into MIEFFFDCSSPWTYLAFHNIQPLAKELGAEIVWRPILVGGIFNTVNPSVYAQREKPVPLKARYMQKDLQDWARSAGLPIKMPPTVFPVNSVKAMRGCIWLGKDMVPFATAVFQAYWGGDKDISQDAVLAEICKKVGIDEQKFFAGISEQGIKDQLKANTEEVVARGGFGSPTIFVNKTDMYFGNDRLPLIREALLRGKASAA; encoded by the coding sequence ATGATCGAATTCTTCTTCGACTGTTCCAGCCCCTGGACCTATCTCGCCTTCCACAACATCCAGCCGCTGGCCAAGGAGCTCGGCGCCGAGATCGTCTGGCGGCCGATCCTGGTCGGCGGCATCTTCAACACCGTCAACCCGAGCGTCTATGCGCAGCGCGAGAAGCCGGTGCCGCTGAAGGCGCGCTACATGCAGAAGGATCTTCAGGACTGGGCGCGCTCGGCGGGCCTTCCGATCAAGATGCCGCCGACGGTGTTTCCCGTGAACAGCGTCAAGGCGATGCGCGGCTGCATCTGGCTCGGCAAGGACATGGTGCCGTTTGCGACCGCGGTGTTCCAGGCCTATTGGGGCGGTGACAAGGACATTTCGCAGGACGCCGTGCTGGCCGAGATCTGCAAGAAGGTCGGCATCGACGAGCAGAAATTCTTCGCAGGGATCTCGGAGCAGGGGATCAAGGATCAGCTCAAGGCAAATACCGAAGAGGTCGTCGCCCGCGGCGGCTTCGGCTCGCCGACGATCTTCGTGAACAAGACCGACATGTATTTCGGCAACGACCGCCTGCCGCTGATCCGCGAGGCGCTTCTGCGCGGCAAGGCGAGCGCGGCCTGA
- a CDS encoding methionine synthase yields the protein MLFPTTIAGSLPKPEWLAEPNMLWAPWKSQGDELLRAKRDATLIWLKIQEDAGIDVVTEGEQARQHFVHGFLEKIEGIDFAHKVEMGIRKDRYKAMVPQVIAPLRLKDRVHAFEARVARTHTKKKLKFTLPGPMTIIDTIADRYYGDRVKMAFAFAELLNEEAKALQADGVDVVQFDEPAFNVYMDEVNDWGITALERAAQGLTCTTAVHICYGYGIKANTDWKETLGSQWRQYEQIFPAIDASPIQQVAVECRNSKVPLDLLALLKNKIVQAGVIDVASDAVETAEDVVQVIDAVSKFVPKSNIIATTNCGMAPMRREIAEAKLMALGAGAALAREKLG from the coding sequence ATGCTGTTTCCAACCACGATCGCCGGCTCCTTGCCGAAGCCGGAATGGCTCGCCGAGCCCAACATGCTCTGGGCGCCCTGGAAGTCGCAGGGCGACGAGCTTCTCCGCGCCAAGCGCGACGCGACGCTGATCTGGCTGAAGATCCAGGAGGACGCCGGCATCGACGTGGTCACCGAGGGCGAGCAGGCCCGTCAGCATTTCGTCCACGGCTTCCTGGAGAAAATCGAAGGCATCGATTTCGCCCACAAGGTCGAGATGGGCATCCGGAAAGACCGCTACAAGGCGATGGTGCCGCAGGTCATTGCGCCGCTCCGGCTGAAGGACCGCGTCCATGCCTTCGAGGCGCGGGTGGCGCGTACGCATACGAAGAAGAAGCTCAAATTCACCCTGCCCGGCCCAATGACCATCATCGACACCATCGCCGACCGCTATTACGGCGACCGCGTCAAGATGGCGTTTGCCTTCGCCGAGCTCTTGAACGAGGAAGCCAAGGCCTTGCAGGCCGACGGCGTCGATGTCGTGCAGTTCGACGAGCCTGCCTTCAACGTCTACATGGACGAGGTCAACGATTGGGGCATCACGGCGCTGGAGCGCGCCGCGCAGGGGCTGACCTGCACCACCGCCGTGCACATCTGCTACGGCTACGGCATCAAGGCCAACACCGACTGGAAAGAAACGCTGGGCAGCCAGTGGCGGCAATACGAGCAGATCTTCCCGGCGATCGACGCGAGCCCGATCCAGCAGGTCGCGGTCGAATGCCGCAACTCGAAAGTGCCGCTCGACCTGCTCGCGCTCCTGAAGAACAAGATCGTGCAGGCCGGCGTGATCGACGTCGCCAGCGACGCGGTGGAGACCGCCGAGGACGTCGTGCAGGTAATCGACGCCGTGTCGAAGTTCGTGCCCAAGAGCAACATCATCGCCACAACCAATTGCGGCATGGCCCCGATGCGGCGCGAGATCGCCGAGGCCAAGCTGATGGCGCTCGGCGCCGGCGCCGCGCTCGCGCGCGAGAAGCTGGGGTGA
- the gpt gene encoding xanthine phosphoribosyltransferase, which translates to MAGEAPELSAQERAGRAFPVSWDQFHRDCRALTWRLNEVGPFHAVIAITRGGLVPAAIVARELGVRVIDTVCIASYDHDKQGELQVLKGISEQAMKLGGGTGKGLLIVDDLVDTGKTGRLVREMLPDAHFATVYAKPKGRPLVDTFITEVSQDTWIFFPWDTALSYHPPLRDGAA; encoded by the coding sequence ATGGCTGGTGAAGCACCGGAACTGAGCGCACAGGAGCGGGCGGGCAGGGCCTTTCCGGTCTCGTGGGACCAATTCCACCGGGATTGCCGGGCGCTGACCTGGCGGCTCAACGAGGTCGGTCCGTTCCACGCGGTGATCGCGATCACGCGCGGCGGCCTCGTGCCGGCCGCGATCGTGGCCCGCGAGCTCGGCGTGCGCGTGATCGATACGGTCTGTATCGCCAGCTACGATCACGACAAGCAGGGCGAGCTCCAGGTCCTCAAGGGCATTTCGGAACAGGCCATGAAGCTTGGCGGCGGCACCGGCAAGGGGCTGTTGATCGTCGACGACCTCGTCGACACCGGCAAGACCGGCCGGCTGGTGCGCGAGATGTTGCCCGACGCGCATTTCGCCACCGTCTACGCCAAGCCGAAAGGGCGCCCGCTGGTCGATACCTTCATCACCGAGGTCTCGCAGGACACCTGGATCTTCTTCCCCTGGGACACCGCGCTGTCCTACCACCCGCCGCTGCGTGACGGGGCGGCGTGA
- a CDS encoding molybdopterin-binding protein: MSEIVTAGILVIGDEILSGRTKDKNIGFIAEYLTNIGIDLKEVRVVSDDEADIIAALDALRHRYTYVFTTGGIGPTHDDITADAVAKAFGVGIDHHPEVVARFRERWSEQDLNEARLRMARIPDGAELIQSATILAPGFKIGNVIVMAGVPSIMQAMMDIVAPKLKSGVRMLSDTVRANAREGDIGGPLRAIAAAHPDTIIGSYPFMDEDSKPNTNLVVRSRDPEKLAAAMAAVKEMLAGLNVSR; this comes from the coding sequence ATGAGCGAGATCGTCACGGCGGGCATTCTGGTCATTGGCGACGAGATCCTGTCCGGCCGAACCAAGGACAAGAATATCGGCTTCATCGCCGAATACCTGACCAATATCGGCATCGACCTGAAGGAGGTCCGGGTCGTCTCCGACGACGAGGCCGACATCATCGCGGCCCTGGATGCACTGCGGCATCGCTACACCTATGTCTTCACCACCGGGGGCATCGGGCCGACCCATGACGACATCACCGCCGATGCCGTCGCCAAGGCGTTCGGCGTCGGCATCGACCACCACCCGGAGGTTGTCGCTCGTTTTCGCGAGCGCTGGAGCGAGCAGGACCTCAACGAGGCCCGCCTCCGCATGGCCCGCATCCCCGACGGCGCCGAGCTGATCCAGAGCGCGACCATCCTGGCTCCCGGCTTCAAGATCGGCAATGTCATCGTCATGGCGGGCGTGCCCTCGATCATGCAGGCGATGATGGACATCGTCGCACCCAAGCTGAAATCGGGCGTGCGCATGCTCTCCGACACGGTGCGCGCCAACGCGCGCGAGGGCGACATCGGTGGTCCGCTGCGGGCGATCGCCGCCGCCCATCCCGACACCATCATCGGCAGCTATCCCTTCATGGACGAGGATTCGAAACCGAACACCAACCTGGTGGTGCGCTCGCGAGATCCCGAGAAGCTGGCGGCAGCGATGGCTGCGGTGAAGGAGATGCTGGCAGGATTGAACGTCAGCCGTTAA
- a CDS encoding circularly permuted type 2 ATP-grasp protein, giving the protein MAVAFDEMNIPGGDLRPAYQELARWLKETPPEALEYRRQEAELLFRRIGITFAVYGEAESTERLIPFDVIPRIMSGKEWTLLEKGLKQRVRALNMFLRDIYHGRDILRAEIVPDDLIFQNPVFRPEMNGQHVPHDVYVHIAGIDIVRVDAEDFIVLEDNARTPSGVSYMLENREIMMRLFPDLFARHKVAPVERYPDELLAALRSVAPQSASSEPTVALLTPGVYNSAYYEHSFLADKLGIELVEGRDLIVKNNEVFMRTTEGLKRVDVIYRRVDDDFLDPLTFRPDSVLGVPGLMSAYAAGNITLANAVGTGIADDKAIYSYMPDIVRFYLGEEPILKNVPTWRCREPKDLAYVLDNLSELVVKEVHGSGGYGMLIGPAATKATIEAFRDKLKREPEGFIAQPTLALSTCPTCTASGLAPRHVDLRPFVLTGSKSTTIVPGGLTRVALKEGSLVVNSSQGGGTKDTWILDE; this is encoded by the coding sequence ATGGCAGTCGCGTTTGACGAAATGAACATTCCCGGCGGGGACCTTCGCCCCGCCTATCAGGAGCTGGCGCGCTGGCTCAAGGAGACGCCCCCCGAGGCGCTCGAATATCGCCGCCAGGAGGCCGAGCTCCTGTTCCGCCGGATCGGCATCACCTTCGCGGTCTACGGCGAGGCCGAATCCACCGAACGCCTGATCCCCTTCGACGTCATCCCGCGAATCATGTCCGGCAAGGAATGGACCCTGTTGGAGAAGGGCCTGAAGCAGCGCGTGCGCGCGCTCAACATGTTCCTGCGCGACATCTATCACGGCCGCGACATCCTCCGCGCCGAGATCGTGCCTGACGATCTGATCTTCCAGAATCCGGTGTTCCGGCCCGAGATGAACGGCCAGCACGTGCCGCACGACGTCTACGTGCACATCGCCGGCATCGACATCGTCCGGGTCGATGCCGAGGACTTCATCGTGCTGGAAGACAACGCGCGGACGCCGTCCGGCGTGTCCTACATGCTGGAAAACCGCGAGATCATGATGCGGCTGTTTCCGGACCTGTTCGCCCGCCACAAGGTGGCGCCGGTCGAGCGCTATCCGGATGAGCTGCTCGCCGCGCTCCGCTCGGTCGCGCCGCAAAGCGCGTCCAGCGAGCCGACCGTGGCCCTGCTCACGCCGGGCGTCTACAACTCGGCCTATTACGAGCACTCCTTCCTGGCCGACAAGCTCGGCATCGAGCTGGTCGAGGGCCGCGATCTCATCGTCAAGAACAACGAAGTGTTCATGCGGACGACGGAAGGGCTGAAGCGGGTCGACGTCATCTACCGCCGCGTCGACGACGACTTCCTCGATCCCCTCACCTTCCGTCCCGATTCCGTGCTCGGCGTGCCCGGGCTGATGTCGGCCTATGCGGCCGGCAACATCACCCTCGCCAACGCCGTCGGCACCGGCATTGCCGACGACAAGGCGATCTATTCCTACATGCCGGACATCGTGAGATTCTATCTCGGCGAGGAGCCGATCCTGAAGAACGTGCCGACCTGGCGCTGCCGCGAGCCAAAGGATCTCGCCTACGTGCTGGACAATCTGAGCGAGCTCGTCGTCAAGGAAGTGCACGGCTCCGGCGGCTACGGCATGCTGATCGGCCCCGCCGCGACGAAAGCGACGATCGAAGCGTTCCGCGACAAGCTCAAGCGCGAGCCGGAGGGTTTCATCGCGCAGCCGACGCTGGCGCTCTCGACCTGCCCGACCTGCACCGCATCGGGCCTTGCACCACGCCATGTCGATCTTCGGCCCTTCGTGCTCACGGGCAGCAAGAGCACGACCATCGTGCCGGGCGGCCTCACACGTGTTGCGCTGAAGGAAGGCTCCCTGGTGGTGAATTCGAGCCAGGGCGGCGGCACCAAAGACACCTGGATCCTGGACGAGTAG